In Fusarium falciforme chromosome 9, complete sequence, the following are encoded in one genomic region:
- a CDS encoding Cellulase domain-containing protein, producing the protein MAIGMLRTSGTSIVDADGKPVLLRGTTLGGWMMMENFINGFPGRECQIRAALLKVLGREKYDFFFDKFLEYFFTEKDGEFLSSLGFNCLRLSFNYHHFENDMDPFVIKEEGFKHLDRAIEICTKYKIYAILDLHSAPGGQNQDWHSDNPTGYAAFWDHKHFQDRVVHLWEVIANRYKGNPWIAGYNLLNEPADEQWTRLLSFYDRIVPAVRAVDPDHILFLEGNTFSMDFSGFTDVFPNSVYAIHDYCGFGFPNRIGRYQGLKEQDEYIRKMYDRKAAFMKEHGVPVWNGEFGPIYEREEYNPDYKVQNDERFNMLDKQMAIYTAESIAWSIWCYKDINVMGLAYVSPSSPWLKLLSPIIRKKRDLAVDSWAYDDAHLQEGLFSPLHKWFEDNVPAKHSKKYPWQWRMHMHVFRGIRGITMAEYMIPEWAEYFRGKTFDELDELAASWKIENCVQRERLNELLSLYAPMEAGDPRLEGKVIQLKEVKEEAVKAKESVSGVGVFELAPGEKRPAVTVQMVKQAA; encoded by the exons ATGGCTATCGGAATGCTGAGAACGTCAGGCACCAGCATCGTCGATGCAGATGGCAAGCCCGTCCTCCTCCGAGGC ACCACTCTCGGCggctggatgatgatggagaatTTCATCAACGGCTTCCCCGGCCGCGAGTGCCAGATCCGCGCAGCCCTCCTCAAGGTACTCGGCCGCGAAAAGTACGACTTCTTCTTcgacaagttcctcgagTACTTCTTCACAGAAAAGGACGGCGAGTTCCTCTCGTCGCTGGGCTTCAACTGCCTCCGCCTATCGTTCAACTACCACCACTTTGAGAATGACATGGATCCCTTTgtcatcaaggaggagggctTCAAGCATCTTGACAGGGCGATTGAGATT TGCACAAAGTACAAGATCTATGCCATCTTAGACCTCCACTCAGCGCCCGGCGGCCAGAACCAGGACTGGCACTCTGACAACCCCACTGGCTACGCGGCATTCTGGGACCACAAACACTTCCAGGATAGGGTCGTCCACCTGTGGGAGGTTATTGCCAATCGGTACAAGGGCAATCCCTGGATCGCGGGATACAACCTGTTGAACGAGCCGGCTGACGAGCAGTGGACGCGGCTGCTCTCGTTTTATGATAGGATAGTACCTGCTGTGAGGGCAGTTGACCCTGATCACATCCTGTTTTTGGAGGGAAACACTTTCAGCATGGACTTTTCGGGTTTCACAGACGTGTTTCCGAATTCCGTGTACGCGATCCACGATTACTGTGGTTTCGGGTTCCCCAACAGGATCGGTAGGTATCAGGGCCTGAAGGAGCAGGATGAGTACATCCGGAAGATGTACGATAGAAAGGCGGCCTTTATGAAGGAGCATGGAGTCCCAGTATGGAACG GCGAGTTTGGCCCCATCTACGAGCGGGAGGAGTACAATCCCGACTACAAAGTCCAGAACGACGAGCGGTTCAACATGCTAGACAAGCAGATGGCCATATACACGGCCGAAAGCATCG CATGGAGCATCTGGTGCTACAAGGACATCAACGTCATGGGCCTTGCATACGTCTCCCCCTCGTCCCCGTGGCTCAAGCTCCTCTCCCCCATCATCCGCAAGAAGCGCGACCTCGCCGTCGATTCGTGGGCCTACGACGACGCGCACCTCCAAGAAGGCCTCTTCAGCCCCCTTCACAAGTGGTTCGAGGACAACGTCCCCGCGAAGCACAGCAAGAAGTATCCCTGGCAGTGGCGCATGCACATGCACGTCTTCCGCGGGATACGCGgcatcaccatggccgagtACATGATCCCGGAATGGGCAGAGTACTTTAGGGGCAAGACGTTTGACGAGCTGGATGAGCTGGCAGCCAGTTGGAAGATTGAGAACTGCGTGCAGAGGGAGAGGCTGAATGAGCTACTGAGCCTGTATGCGCCGATGGAGGCGGGGGATCCTCGCCTGGAGGGAAAGGTCATACAActcaaggaggtcaaggaggaggctgtcaaggcgaAAGAGAGTGTTTCGGGGGTTGGAGTGTTTGAGCTGGCGccgggggagaagaggccTGCGGTTACGGTGCAGATGGTGAAGCAGGCTGCTTGA